The following are encoded together in the Malaya genurostris strain Urasoe2022 chromosome 3, Malgen_1.1, whole genome shotgun sequence genome:
- the LOC131434261 gene encoding uncharacterized protein LOC131434261, with protein MSDENQSSCPACGESDNSRMVACDKCGSWWHFECVGVGESVSEKDFLCRKCIFTEKEPTQDPRKSTSAAGSEAGASASSVRARTKFRLQKLQEEAELKKRQLNLALVEQRKRHEAEKLLKEIDLEKKQLEIDSVYLREKFQAMEDDCEEEGDDQKSRKSVQSSDSKVNQWRKRHLEGLVNSTLATQETAFPSTTTATAAVQETPSCTAFSSAQVTTFVTTSRANATVVPEIPLQVPCTVSTSIVPVDPAFQWSQPWVRNNGISGMKNQMPRQYPYGTSQVGGVINSINVRPQGSAGNKAPVGGNFVPSSAVPLQGGNQCSNRNSYDAFYRQFPTHVYPFDRKFYGFNNQISQSYPFGISQVGGVINSSNDRSQGNCDGKTSAGGNVLPGSAVPLQGGNQCSNSNSYERFDQQFSNNVHPLDRTHLLSSALPVHDPSQPGIQYPSLNLSPVTQVEPTSLQLAARQVMSKELPLFSGDPEEWPLFISSFNNSTSACGFTHTENLMRLQRCLRGAALEAVRSKLLIPDSVPQVISVLQTLYGRPEILVYALLKKVREVPTPRPEKLETLIGYGIAVQNLCDHLLASHQEAHLNNPTLLYELVDKLPANLKLEWAMVKRQQPGADLRTFATYMSTLVSAASEVTLTVDMRANHPKHDKSKGKNFCNPHSTDISKLSQPAESSSLDKRCLVCQEAWHKVRDCIAFRKLDVDNRWKLVQKLSLCRTCLFSHGRRSCKSKSRCEIGGCSYRHHPLLHTDPKRSNPSSARDTAVQNHHATGRGSLFRVVPVTLHGEKRSVTTFAFLDDGSSITLIDESIADSLGVNGKSESLCLSWTGNVTRSEEHSKRVRLDISGISQEKKFVLSDVRTVKDLGLPTQTLRYDELVKLYPYLAGLPIPDYRDAVPKILIGNDNAHLSVTLKRRERQVDEPIATKTRLGWAIHGPILTMGNERCFNMHLCKCVREEDDLHELVKQYFSLENMRVSIPQSLDTEENQRAKQILQSTTQRVGLRFEIGLLWKFDEFEFPDSYFMAIRRLECLERRIKADAGIGGSVLRQIQEYKAKGYIQKATEEELAASDPRKVWYLPLGVTTNPKKPGKIRIFCDAAAKVDGVSLNTMLIKGPDLLVPLKGVLTGFREKRIAICADVKEMFHQMLVRKEDRDAQRILLRDDPNQNPQVYFMNVATFGSASSPCSAQFVKNLNATEYADRYPEAADAIIRKHYVDDYLDSVDTEEEAIRRAREVTFVHSRGGFVIRGWMSNSEKVLSKLGETKTAEVKEFLTGTGLCSERVLGVLWIPQEDAFTYASNFTVVPAWPTKRELLRTTVRVSRCYFPEQPSSAVENIQLHVFVDASLVAFACVAYLRAEVAGQLQCALICAKAKVASLKLTSVPRLELQAALLGARVMEDICNTHTLPIAKRYMWTDSKTVMGWINSDQRRYTQYVAFRIGEILEKTSRAEWHWLPSDLNASDDATKWKGQPDLNPNGRWFGEPELLHMDEAYWPSSQGVNYDTIEEQRPNLVIEHEVVRSVFDWERFSKWQRLTRAIGYVGRFLGNLKAKIRRVPATHGPLSREELEMAETWIFRAIQKEVYLKEVVLLSKLDTVKKGIKLGGGSKLYRLSPFLDEKGIMRMESRISLAAFASYDTRNPIILPRNHHVTSLIVLWYHRKFLHGSRETVINELRQRFHVSYLRTVVRSVTGKCAECKIRNAVPWVPRMSPLPRARLGAFFRPFSFTGLDYFGPITIREGRCNVKRWVALFTCLSIRAVHLEVVHSLSTESCKMAIRRFVARRGSPSEIYSDNATNFVGASNELRDEIKVMNASLAETFTNATTKWMFVPPSAPHMGGAWERMVRSVKSAFYAMSTTQLPTEEIFGTVLVEAESIVNSRPLTFLPLDMANQEALTPNHFLLSSSSGVAQPPRRLVESDSVCRSDWDRSRRLVDLFWGRWIREYLPVIAKRTKWFGEVKPVKKGD; from the exons ATGTCAGATGAAAACCAAAGTAGCTGCCCGGCGTGTGGGGAATCCGACAACAGTAGGATGGTCGCTTGTGATAAGTGCGGAAGTTGGTGGCACTTTGAGTGCGTCGGCGTAGGGGAAAGCGTTAGCGAGAAAGACTTTCTCTGTCGGAAGTGCATCTTTACTGAGAAGGAACCCACACAAGATCCGCGAAAATCGACGAGCGCTGCCGGTTCAGAGGCAGGCGCATCTGCTAGCAGCGTCCGAGCGAGAACTAAATTTCGTCTGCAGAAACTTCAGGAAGAAGCAGAACTGAAAAAGCGACAATTGAATCTCGCGCTGGTTGAGCAGCGGAAACGTCACGAGGCGGAAAAGCTGTTGAAGGAAATCGATCTCGAGAAAAAACAGCTGGAAATCGATTCAGTATACCTGCGGGAGAAATTTCAAGCGATGGAAGACGATTGCGAAGAAGAAGGCGATGATCAGAAAAGTCGGAAATCCGTTCAGAGCAGCGACAGCAAGGTCAATCAATGGCGTAAGCGACATCTAGAGGGTTTGGTGAATTCTACCTTAGCCACTCAGGAGACAGCTTTCCCTTCGACGACAACTGCGACAGCTGCCGTGCAGGAAACCCCGTCGTGTACAGCATTCTCGTCTGCGCAAGTAACAACATTTGTAACAACCAGCCGTGCGAATGCGACGGTCGTCCCAGAGATCCCGTTACAAGTTCCGTGTACGGTGTCCACTTCTATCGTTCCGGTGGATCCAGCATTTCAATGGAGCCAGCCGTGGGTTCGCAATAATGGTATCAGCGGTATGAAAAATCAAATGCCGCGACAGTATCCATACGGGACATCTCAGGTAGGAGGTGTAATTAATAGTATAAACGTTAGGCCCCAAGGCAGTGCTGGAAATAAAGCACCGGTAGGAGGCAATTTCGTGCCTAGTAGTGCTGTACCCCTACAGGGAGGTAATCAATGTAGCAATCGTAATTCGTATGATGCATTCTACCGCCAGTTTCCCACTCATGTGTATCCATTTGATCGGAAATTCTATGGATTTAATAATCAAATATCTCAATCGTATCCCTTCGGGATTTCGCAAGTAGGAGGTGTAATTAACAGTTCGAACGATAGGTCTCAAGGCAACTGTGATGGTAAAACATCGGCAGGAGGCAATGTTTTGCCAGGTAGTGCAGTACCTCTGCAGGGAGGTAATCAGTGTAGCAATAGTAATTCGTATGAAAGATTCGATCAACAGTTTTCAAATAATGTACACCCACTCGATCGAACTCATTTATTATCTTCTGCGTTACCAGTGCATGACCCATCACAGCCGGGAATACAATATCCCTCTCTTAATTTATCGCCAGTTACTCAAGTCGAGCCCACTTCGCTACAACTGGCAGCACGCCAGGTGATGTCAAAGGAACTTCCGCTGTTCTCAGGTGATCCGGAAGAATGGCCGTTATTTATAAGTTCGTTTAACAATTCCACAAGTGCATGTGGATTTACTCACACGGAAAATTTAATGCGACTCCAACGGTGTCTGCGTGGTGCCGCGTTGGAAGCGGTACGAAGCAAATTGTTGATTCCGGATTCCGTGCCACAGGTCATATCGGTTTTGCAGACTCTTTATGGCAGACCTGAAATTCTAGTGTATGCTTTGCTTAAGAAAGTGAGAGAAGTTCCAACTCCGCGACCAGAGAAACTCGAGACACTTATAGGGTACGGAATAGCTGTACAAAATCTTTGCGATCATCTGCTCGCGAGTCATCAGGAAGCGCATTTGAACAATCCTACGCTACTTTATGAGCTGGTGGACAAACTGCCGGCGAATCTCAAGCTTGAATGGGCAATGGTTAAACGTCAACAACCCGGAGCTGATCTTCGAACGTTTGCGACTTATATGTCAACTTTGGTATCTGCGGCCAGCGAGGTCACGCTGACGGTAGATATGAGGGCAAATCATCCGAAGCACGACAAATCGAAAGGGAAAAACTTCTGTAATCCACATTCGACGGACATATCGAAGCTATCCCAGCCAGCTGAGAGTAGTTCTTTGGATAAACGATGTCTCGTTTGTCAAGAAGCATGGCATAAAGTGCGAGATTGTATTGCTTTCCGGAAACTGGACGTTGATAACCGATGGAAATTGGTCCAGAAGTTATCACTCTGTCGTACCTGTTTATTCTCGCATGGAAGGCGATCGTGTAAGTCGAAGAGTCGATGTGAAATAGGAGGTTGCTCGTACAGGCATCATCCGTTGCTGCATACTGATCCGAAAAGAAGTAATCCGTCATCAGCCAGAGACACGGCGGTGCAAAACCATCACGCTACTGGGAGGGGGTCTCTTTTCCGCGTTGTGCCAGTCACACTCCATGGGGAGAAACGTTCGGTTACTACTTTCGCTTTCCTAGACGATGGCTCGTCGATAACGCTGATTGATGAATCTATTGCTGATTCTCTCGGTGTGAATGGCAAATCTGAAAGCTTGTGTCTGTCCTGGACGGGAAACGTGACTCGGTCGGAAGAACATTCTAAGCGAGTGAGGTTAGATATTTCCGGTATCTCCCAAGAGAAGAAGTTTGTACTCTCTGATGTTCGCACGGTTAAGGATCTAGGATTGCCGACACAGACTCTCCGCTATGACGAATTGGTGAAGCTCTACCCATACTTGGCAGGTCTGCCTATTCCGGATTACCGGGATGCCGTTCCAAAGATTTTGATTGGTAACGACAATGCGCATTTGAGTGTCACCTTGAAGAGGCGTGAACGACAGGTGGATGAACCCATAGCTACCAAAACGAGATTGGGATGGGCGATCCATGGGCCAATATTGACGATGGGGAACGAACGGTGTTTCAACATGCACCTGTGCAAATGTGTAAGAGAAGAGGACGATTTACATGAACTGGTAAAACAGTATTTTTCGTTGGAAAATATGAGAGTTTCTATACCACAAAGCCTCGATACCGAAGAGAATCAACGGGCAAAGCAGATTTTGCAATCAACCACTCAGCGTGTTGGCTTACGATTTGAAATTGGATTATTGTGGAAATTTGACGAGTTCGAGTTTCCCGACAGTTACTTCATGGCCATACGGCGGCTAGAATGCCTCGAAAGGCGTATCAAGGCGGATGCCGGTATAGGTGGTAGTGTACTACGACAGATACAGGAATATAAAGCAAAAGGATATATACAAAAGGCTACGGAAGAAGAACTTGCCGCATCCGATCCGCGAAAGGTCTGGTATTTACCATTGGGCGTCACCACGAACCCCAAGAAGCCAGGAAAAATACGTATTTTCTGCGATGCTGCTGCGAAAGTTGACGGTGTGAGCTTGAACACGATGCTGATTAAGGGACCGGACCTGCTCGTACCGTTGAAGGGAGTGCTCACTGGATTTCGTGAAAAAAGAATAGCTATCTGTGCCGACGTGAAAGAAATGTTTCACCAGATGCTCGTGCGAAAGGAGGATCGAGATGCCCAACGTATATTGCTGAGAGATGACCCTAATCAGAATCCTCAAGTGTACTTCATGAATGTAGCCACGTTCGGGTCCGCGAGCTCGCCATGTTCGGCGCAATTCGTTAAGAATTTGAATGCTACGGAATATGCAGATCGATATCCTGAAGCTGCCGACGCGATCATACGTAAGCACTACGTCGATGATTATCTGGACAGCGTGGATACTGAAGAGGAGGCCATTCGTAGGGCGAGGGAAGTTACTTTCGTGCACTCTAGAGGTGGTTTTGTCATTCGTGGATGGATGTCTAACTCGGAAAAGGTTTTGAGTAAGCTCGGTGAGACGAAGACAGCAGAAGTTAAAGAGTTCTTGACGGGAACTGGCCTATGTTCGGAGCGCGTGCTTGGCGTGCTTTGGATACCACAGGAAGACGCATTTACGTACGCGTCCAACTTTACGGTAGTACCTGCCTGGCCCACCAAGAGAGAGCTGCTAAGAACG ACGGTACGAGTTTCGCGCTGTTACTTTCCAGAACAGCCTTCATCGGCAGTCGAGAATATACAACTACATGTATTCGTTGACGCAAGCTTGGTTGCGTTTGCCTGCGTAGCCTATCTGCGGGCCGAAGTAGCGGGACAACTGCAGTGCGCATTAATATGCGCGAAGGCGAAGGTAGCCTCACTCAAATTGACGTCGGTACCGCGACTGGAACTTCAAGCAGCACTGCTAGGAGCGCGAGTAATGGAGGACATCTGTAACACTCATACTCTACCAATCGCGAAGAGGTATATGTGGACTGATTCGAAAACCGTTATGGGCTGGATCAATTCTGATCAGCGCAGATATACGCAATACGTCGCTTTCCGTATCGGGGAGATCTTGGAGAAAACGAGTAGAGCTGAATGGCATTGGCTTCCGTCGGATTTGAACGCTTCAGACGATGCTACGAAGTGGAAGGGGCAACCCGATTTGAATCCAAACGGCCGTTGGTTTGGAGAACCTGAGCTTTTGCATATGGATGAGGCGTACTGGCCGTCATCTCAGGGTGTAAACTACGATACGATAGAGGAGCAGCGCCCTAACCTGGTAATCGAGCACGAAGTGGTTCGTTCAGTGTTCGACTGGGAAAGATTTTCGAAATGGCAACGTCTCACCCGAGCTATCGGATATGTCGGTCGATTCCTTGGGAATCTGAAAGCGAAGATACGGCGGGTTCCTGCTACACACGGACCACTGTCGagagaagaattggaaatggcggAAACGTGGATATTTCGTGCCATCCAGAAAGAGGTTTACTTGAAGGAGGTGGTCTTACTTTCGAAGCTTGACACTGTGAAAAAAGGTATTAAATTAGGCGGTGGCAGTAAACTCTACAGACTCTCTCCGTTCCTGGACGAAAAGGGAATTATGCGCATGGAAAGCCGAATAAGCTTGGCGGCGTTTGCGTCGTACGATACTAGGAACCCTATCATACTTCCTCGAAATCACCATGTTACAAGCCTCATCGTCTTGTGGTATCATCGTAAATTCCTGCATGGAAGCAGGGAAACGGTCATCAACGAATTGAGGCAACGCTTCCATGTCTCTTACCTTCGCACCGTAGTTCGGAGTGTAACCGGAAAGTGTGCTGAATGTAAAATCCGTAATGCTGTCCCCTGGGTACCCCGGATGAGCCCGCTGCCGAGAGCCAGACTTGGAGCCTTCTTCCGACCATTTTCGTTCACGGGTCTGGACTATTTTGGTCCCATAACCATTCGAGAGGGCCGATGCAATGTGAAACGTTGGGTAGCGTTATTCACGTGCCTATCTATCCGCGCAGTGCACTTAGAAGTCGTGCATTCATTGTCAACGGAATCCTGCAAGATGGCGATTCGCCGGTTCGTGGCCAGACGAGGCTCTCCTTCCGAGATCTATAGCGATAATGCGACGAACTTCGTGGGTGCAAGCAACGAACTCCGGGACGAAATCAAAGTCATGAACGCATCCTTAGCCGAGACTTTCACGAATGCTACTACGAAATGGATGTTTGTTCCACCGTCTGCTCCGCACATGGGCGGCGCCTGGGAAAGGATGGTGCGCTCCGTCAAATCAGCTTTCTACGCAATGTCAACTACGCAGCTCCCTACGGAAGAGATATTCGGTACAGTACTGGTAGAGGCGGAAAGTATCGTTAACTCTAGGCCTCTAACGTTTCTTCCGTTGGACATGGCTAATCAGGAAGCCCTAACTCCCAACCACTTCCTTCTTAGCAGTTCCAGCGGGGTGGCACAGCCGCCGAGGAGACTGGTTGAGTCGGATAGCGTATGTCGGAGTGATTGGGATCGAAGTCGCCGCTTGGTGGACCTGTTTTGGGGTCGCTGGATACGCGAGTATCTGCCCGTTATTGCCAAAAGGACGAAATGGTTCGGAGAGGTAAAGCCGGTTAAGAAAGGTGACTAA